GTGATGTCACCAGGAAGGCAGTGACTGTATAAATAGTCCCCATCTCACCCCGGCCAGCACCGGCATCCCCGTTTTTgccggtgcctgcaggcagggagcaaggCGAGGCAGGCTAACCTCAGCTCTGGGGCACGACGTGCTCCTGTctgaggagctgggcagggtACGAGGCATTTCTGGTGTCGCTCCCCTTACTTACTGGCAAACAGAACTCCTCGAAGGCAGGCTTGACGAAGGTGATGTACTGAGATAAGATCTGCTCGAGGTCCCTGCCTCGCTCGCTGATGTCTCGTAGCACTGCGGGGAAGATGTAAGGCACAGTCAGGAGATGAGCGCATGAATCGCTGCATCCCCCTCCCTTCAGTACGGCCTTTGCCAGCCACCCGGGTACTTTGCCCGAGGTCTCTGTTCCTCGAAGCTGCTGCCCACACGTCTGAGCACACCCCGGCCCGGCTACATGATTTTAACCAGCTTCCAACCCTTCCCGGGAGCCAAGGGCTGGCTGACCTGACCAAGGGCTTTTCTTGGCCTCCCTCCCTTTTCAGCTCTGCAAGCACATCCCGGCTATAACCAGTGCCACCCCAGTCCTGACTGTTCCCAGGCTCAGCCCTTCCATCCCTCCTGTCACTCTGCCCTTGCCCTAAGGATGGAGCGTTCTCCCAGTCGTCCCAGTGCAGAAGTGCCCAAAGAATAGAAAAGCAGTGGAGTTCACCCACACGCACATTAAGGCGCAGTTTAACTCAGGTCTGCGGAGGTGAGGAGAATAAAAATCACCCACGTACCCACCCCTGCCAGGCTCCTTGTGCTGTCCCCAGCTGAGTGGGCTGCAAAGGCGCAGCAGGCTCCCACAACCAGAGGCTGAGGGGGTGCTTGGAGATCAGCTCAGGGGAAAGCCAGGAGAGCAAGCTGGCCTCCTGCTTGTTCTGCCGTTCGGGCCTTACACCCTGTTTGCACAAGGTATTTGGGTCATTGCCATCTCTGGTCTGAAGCCACTTCAGCGTGGACGAGTGCCCCAGTACAGTGGGGATTCAATCCACGGGTAAGAGCCAAAACAGCCCTGCGGCCGAGCAGACGGCTCTTGGCTCTCCCCAAGGGGCTGGCTGGCTTCTCCCCAGCGTGCTAATGCCTGGCACCGGGTTCAGAGTGAGCTTTCTCTCCACGTGCCAAGCAGAGCCAAGCCAGGGCACCACCAGCCTATGCGACCTGCCCGGCAGCCGTCGCCCGCGTGCTCGGCAATGCTGTTCTCCCGGCACCGGTTTGGCACCGTCCCCGCGGCTCTGTTTGCCCTCGGCCGGCAGCTCCGCAGCGTGCCCTTTTCGCAGCCCCGCGCAGGCGGGGCAATGGGGGGAAGAAAGGGTTGGCAGCAGAATGCgtgccagctccctgcctgctccgggAATGGCTCAGCCAAGCTCAGGCTGCTCTAGCCAGCTCCTTGCCTTCTCCAGAGAGCGGGAGCAAGCCCCAGCtcaaacaatacagaaaaacaggcaaggaaaattagaaaaaaaaaaaaaagggcaagacAGAGAGACTTTTGTTTCCCAGGTCCCACACCCTGTTTGTTGGCTGCTCTGGGACAGGGAAGGAGCACAGCGAGGGTGTATTTGCAGCACACCCGGTCTGGGATGGCATGCAAGAGGCCTGCGAGCTGCACGGAGCGAGCGCCCAGGTTGCAGGGGCTGGTCCTGACAGGACAAAactctcctgcctgctcccagggcagcagggcaatcgccacacacaaacacaagtCGAGCACCCACTGTCTCATGGGTGACCCAAAGCAACGGGTCCCCAGAAATCCAGGTTAAGACCACGCACCCCATCTGGAGGTATCACCCTCTGCTTGCACCCTCCTTGTCCCAAGGAGGGATCACACCCATCCAGAGCCAGCAGGCACCCATCACTCAAATCAGGCCTGAAATATGCACACAATGCCTGACTTGGTCTTTGTTGTATGGGAGCTGGCTGAGGATGGCGCAGCGAGGGACCTCAGCCAGAATCAGCTTTGCACGGACCAGGCTGTTTGAGGCACCTGACAGACCTTGCCCCTTgagctctggcagcagcttttTTCTTGGGAGAGGCACTGAGATGAGGACAGTGTGAGTGGCAGGTACCGAACCCCAGCGCTACTGATAACTGACCCGTCAGCTACATTTCCAGGAACctcatctcctgctgctgccagctgagaAGCCCATCGCTGCAACTCTTCAAGACTTCTGGGAGAGCAAGATGACTCAGAGCCATGTTGCAATGCAAGATCCAGACTTTTTCTACAAGCTGCCTCCAGCTACGTTTCAGGGACACGATTATACCTTCAGCACCTCGCACGCAGGCTCTCCTTTCCCAGCAATGCCAGGGCGACACACAGTAAACAGATTTGCTGCTGCAACGGTCCTACCAACTGCTGACGGCACGCTGGGAGACTGCCAAATGGTCAGTTCCCTATCAGGAGGCTGATGAGTTGCCCTAATTAGGAGACACCAGCACCTCAACCGGCCTTTGTAAGGCTTTAGCAATTGATAGTGGATGGGAGAAATACCCCAAGAATGACCTGGGCCCACGTGGCTCAGGACCCCGTTCAACGGCTGCAGCACACCAGGGTTTAGCTCTGTATTGCGCTCGGCAGCTGGATGGTCTCGGTTCTTAGTCAATGGGATCTCAACCACTTCTCAAGCCCTGAGCTCACCGTTTTACACCAAGTCCGAAGCGACTGAATCACACGCTCCAGAGTACGACTGGGATGCACACATGGCCATGTGGCACTGCAAAAGCACAAGGCAACGCCTTGCCTTCAGACAGCTGATACAGAGCACTGCCAAAACCCCGTGGCTGGGTGCGAACCCAAGTTCCTGCACGGCACAGTCTGCTTAAGGGATAAGGCTCACATTGGGGGATCTTGCAAATGCATATCTGTGACCTGCTAATACATCTCCCTGCAATGACTGGGCTGTCACCTCCCTGGGTGAGTCATGCAAGAACAGTGGGCAGGGTCAAGAAGGATGCgtagaaaaaagcttttaatcaGCGCTGATGAcatcccagcagcagaggaggttGTGTATCTGTCTGacagcaggagggcaggcaAGACCAGTTCCGTCTCAGAGTGGAACGGTCCCATGCGCACAAGCAGTCCCAGGCTGACGCGCTGAGACACGCTCCTCTCGTCACAGCACAGAGGTCTGGATGTGATCTCTCCTCTAAGTCATCTTCTGCATCCCCAGACACCCTGTGGAGGCTGTCAGAGCCAGGCAGGGGTAGGAACAGTTCAGACAACTGAATTCTGCCCCAAGAGTCCCCAAATGCTTTCTTAGTCATCCAGGAGACTCAGGTGCTACATCGGTGACCCCTCTCCTAAAGGCTGCTTTGAAATGAACAGCATCTCAAGCCACGCAgaccctgcagagctggagtcCCTCCTGTGTCAGCTGGCAACCCACAGCCAGACATGGAGAGTCCTAGAGAGACATATTCTGGTTTCTAGGGCTCTTTGCCCCCACAGCCATCACCCCAGTGCCAAGTACCACTAAGAGGCTCCACGCCACGCTGGCGGTGCTAGCCCAAACCAAGATGTAAAACCATACTCCCTATCTGCATCATCCACGACGGACACCCTCACACGCAAATGCCATCCTCGGAGCACACCCATACCCCAGGTGCTGAGCAGATCCATCAGGCACTGCCTTCCGATTGAGCTCCTTGCCCGTTGCACCCTTCCCTGCTGGTACCTGCTGACTGGCAGTACTGCCGTTCAGCTGATGGCACAGGGCTGGTGCCACAGAGCCACGCAAGGACACAGCACGCTCGGTAGCCGCATGGCTGCACACATCAAAGGAGGAATCCCAGACAAGGCAGCAAAATCCCCACTGAACCCTAAGAGACATGGAGCAAGGTGCTCCCCGCTGCCATAAGCTGCCCTGCGTGACATTCCGCACCAGGGAGGAAAAGCTCCGTGGTTTTtcgccagcagcagcacagctttgtGCCAATTCCAGTTCTGCTCCGAGCACTGTCACCTGCCTCTGCGACAGCCACCCACATCAGTTAAGTGacatttctgtccctgctgcacAAGGCACGTCCGGACCTCACCTCTGCGGGACAGCCGGGTATCTGCGTCCGTGTCCACAAAGAGCTTCATGCGGAAGAGATCCCGCACCTCCTGGCTGTAGAAGGCCAGGATGCCTTCGAAGAGCACCACGTCGGCAGGGTACACTGTCACCGTCTCCTCTTTCCtagcagagggaaggagagtCAAAATATGCTGGTGGGGGGAAACAAGCCAAGAGAGGTGAGGGGGGGAACAGCAGTGCTCCTAGGCACTGCTCCAACCCTGGGACATCACTGCTGCACCAGGGGAATGACCGAGGAGAGGGCAGACCTACCCCACCACGGTGAAGGGAATCCAAGGCATACGTACGCTTCCTAGAAGGACAAAGTGCAGAGCAGGAAGCAGACTAGCCCTTCTCCCCCCACCTCGGCCAGCTGTTGCTTGCAAGTGTTAGGTGCCAAGCCGTAAAGCCCAGAAAGCCTGTGCGTGGGGCTTGACCCACGAGAACCTGCAAgggccagctctgctcccctggGCACCAGGCAGCATTCCCCTGACACCACAGCGCTTTTGTTGGGAAACGCAGCAGGGTCACACCATGCACGACCAACACAGGCATGCGAAAACAAGCTGAATGCATGCAAGGAAAGAGCTACAGGAGCAAGAACTGTCCTGCTCCTTTCACAGCAGTGCCGTACTGTTTGAGCCTGGAATACTTGTTAAAGCTGCAAACACAGAGTTTGTGGGGAAAGAAAGTGtggatggggggaaaaaaaggggccATAACCCCCCTCCACTGATGCCTGCAAGTTGCTGGATGCAACTGCACGGCTGCACAGCTTTCCAGACCCTCAGACTGTGCCTGTATCTGCTCTGGATCCTCTAACCAAGGGGTTTGGAGTAGTAGTTAGCATTGAAACTTTTGGTTGGCATGAAGAGCGGGCACAAGCGGAGGGGCAGGCGGTTTGGGCTGGCAAGGCTGCGTGCTGCGCTGCAGGGCGTTAGCGGAGGCACAGCAAGGCAGGGGCAGCTGTTAGACCTGGAGTGGGAGACAAAGTCATAGACAGGAATCTGGACCGTCTTCCCTTCCGTGATCTCTTTGAGCGTTTTCACGATCAGCTCGTTGTCAAAGGCATCTGAGGAAAGAGGAAACGTTACCCGAGGCAGCTTTGCAACCTCTCCCGCCCACCAGACGCTGAGCTTAGCCTAGCCAGAGCCACTGGCACCTCGCAACAGGGACAGACGGACGCGCAGACTCGGGAGGAAAGCCCTGCACATCCCCATGGGCGTAGCAAGGTCCAGAGGCCCCGGGGCTTCACTGCTTTGCGCCAGCCTGGGATCTGGCCTGCCGAGATCAATACCGCCCTTGTACGGTGGCCCTGACAGCCCGGGAAGGCATCTCCTCcggggctccagccctcggagAGACTGGAACAGTGTTTCAGCCTCGAGTCGCTGGACAGACAGGGCTCTGTTTGCTCGGTGCTCGCTGCCTCCAGCCATTGTCCTCGTGGGGACGAAGGGACAGCGACTCTGGAATTTCTCCACCAAGCCCGGAGATGGTTCAAAGAGCCCCTGTTGTAGCAACAGGGCACGGCCCCCTCGGCGGAGGggtttgcagagcagctgcacCAGACGGTTCCCTCCTTGAAGGAGGGAcgtggagctgctggctccaggGGGATGTGCCAGGCCAGATCTCCCTGGTCCCGACCCAGCTGCACCAGAAAGGCTTTCAAACTGGGGGATGTCTTCAGGAGCTTGAGGGTTCACAACCTGCCCTTTCTCATTCCAAACACTCCACCCCAGAGGCAGTTTCTTTCCCAAGAGAGACAGAGGTTGTACTGCAGGGGACAGAGATGGCCCCCAGCCACCCTGCCAGGGATGCACCCGGCTCCAGAAGAGCTTAACTGAGCCACCCAACTCCTGCCCCACGCAGAGACAGAGTCCCAGTGTCCATGCAGGGCTCTTTGCTGGTGGAGCAGGGGGTCCCGCTCCAGCCCTCACCCCAGCGCTGTTCTCCATTCACCTGGGTGGTCAAAATTGAACTGGCCTTTGAGCGCTTTGGATTTCTGCTCTGAGGTGAGGACCCGGTAGAAGCTGTCTTGGCTCACGATCACCACTTGCTTCTGGCGGTAGTCCACCTCGTTCTGGCCCAGCAGCTGGACAATCTTGGAGCATACTGAGGACTgggaaaagaacagcaaaggaGCAAGTCAGCAGCACGTGGTGTCTGAGCTGCACAGGGAGGATGTCCCCAGCTAACAGCCGCTCCTGGGCACATGGGGCACCACTTGCTGGACCTCCAGTCGAGAGTTTGTGATCCCCTCAAAGGCACAGCCCAAAGCCACTGAGGGAAAAGTGCTCTGGGGCATCACCATGGGGTCCTTCAGCGTGAAAGCAGCACCAAGcttgctccctgcctccctctcctccgTCCCTACGGCCTGCCCACAGCTCCTATGCTGGGCACAAACCAGTTGGCTGCTGTCTGTGTTCAGCTGCACCCCCAGGGTCCCCATGGCCAGCTCCagtctgcccagcagctccccagggagcagagctgtgtgtGGCACCAGGGCTGAGCCTCCTCCCCGGGAGGCAGCCTCAGTGCCTtggctctcccagccctgctccagcccagaAATTCCAGCACTGcatgggcagggagggagagagtcCTCAGAGTGGGAGAGCCAGGTTGTTTTCATACCCTAAATAAAGCCCAGGATGAAAAGACACCAGGAGGATAGCTCAGGGACTTTATCAGGGATCTCTGCCgcagctgccagggctgggaggagcagcCGCGAGCATATCCTGGTGCCTCTTGGCACAGCGAGGCTAAGGGCACTGCGGAGCCAGCGGCTGAAGGGCCACGTGGCTCTGACTGCCAGTGCAAGGTCCCCACGAGCGCTGCTGGCAGAGGGTCCGGCACCTCACGCATCGCGTGGAACGGGCTGGATACCAGCGGTCGGCATCGACCGCAGCAGGCACCGGCTGCGCGGCTGAGGGTCACACCAGACCCCGTCATCACGACACGAATCAGAGCACAGCTTGGGGGACAAATCCCAACGCCTGCTTCAGTTCCTTCTCCTTAGTCATAGGAGTCCTTGGCCGCTGCGCAACACAGTGGTGTTAACTGCATCACTAACTGGCAGCCGGCacgcctgccccggccagcgAGAGCCAAGGTCAGGCCAGTGGCTGAGTGCTCTGTTGTCTGCAGGAGCCCTGCGCGtcagccccgctcctgccccacGGCATCCACGTGCTCCTGGTGCCAAACTGAGCTGCTTCACCTCCTGCGAATCACGTTTACTGCAGATGCCCAGTTGAGCTGCTCCTGGCCTCGGTTACCACAAGTACTCTCCGCTGAGCGCTCCGCTTTGCAAAAAGAGGTTTGCTTGCCCCAGCCTGACTGTGGGTCTTTCCACGCTCCCACCTCCCCACTGGCTCAACCATATGCTCCATACCTGGCTGGCAACGTCCAGATGCAGAGCTGAAAACAGCAGTGGTGAGAAGGAACAGGGAGGAGAAAGCATGCCTGGCAGAGGAGGTCACCCCAGCAGGCAGAGGGCAAGGCTGTTTGCCTGAGAAGCTGGAAGATTTGACGGCATTCCCGTCCCCAGAGACCGTCTCTTCCCCTCCAGGCCAGGCTGACCTGACTTGGCTGTGACCGCTGCGCCGTGAGTCAGCCCCAGCCCGGCTGGAGAGCCTTCGcacacagcactgctgcagagcgAACCGGCTCGGGCTGCCCGACAGCAGTCCTTGAGGCCCTGGGCACAAGTTTGGGTTTATGGGTCAGGGATGGGGTCTCCCTGAGCATCCCACCTTCTTCTCCTGCCTCTCACGGCCGGCGAGTTGTGCTTCCCGAGCCACGtcagcagccctgccctgcagcaagCTGCTACCACCCAGAACAAAGCACTGCAAGTCAGTGCCAGTTGCTCGCCCTTCGGCACGCGCAGACACAAAGCCAGAGCCCATTCTCcgtttcctctgtttttttcccccccactcccTACATCCTCCTCCAGCCTACGTCAGCCCTATTGCTTATCCAGCTGTATCCCATAGGTTTCGCAAAAACAGGGTGTGCACAGcgcctctcctccctgctctctCCCCTGGACGCTGCCGCCTTTCCGTGCTGCCCGTGCAGCGAGGAGACGCAGCGCGGCAGGGTTCAGCCTTGGCCACAGCTGCTGAGGACACCAAACTTCCCGGGCCCTTTGCAACCGGGAATAAAGCGCCTTCCAGCACAGCCTCCCAGACAGATCCCCAGCCTGTAGATCAGCAGGCTCCAGACGGATCTGCACCAGAAACTGCTTTCCCCAGCCCGGGGGGAAGGAGCGGGGCTCCTTTACTTTGGATCAGAGAAAGGAGCACACCAGTTGCACTCACACTCTCCCCTTGGACCTCACCAtgcaaatggggaaaaaaaaaacccaacaaaaccattTCAGGGCATCAGACAGTTCTGGCCAGTCTTTCTTCTGCCTTATGCATGCTAATCCCTGGTCTACTGATCCTGGAAAGTGGGGGAAAGAGTCCCCATCAGCTCTGAAAATCACCCCCTTGTTCCACACCCCACAGCTGGAGACACATGACGGTGAGAAAAAGCCAAGGAGAAAGCAGCCCTTATCAGCTGGAGACAGGAACACAAGCCCTGGCTCACACGTCCGTCCTCCCACCGGGGCCCAGGATGAGGATCAGAACGTATTCTGGCTGCATTTACCATCCAATGCTCTAGGGTGGCAAGCGCCCCTCGCAAAAGCATCCAGGCAGATGCTACAGacccttctcttttctctggtGGGTTTTGGAGAGCTGTCAGAAGCGGCGAGGAAGATGATCACAAGGACATCCTGCTCTCAGGACTGAGCTCAGGTCCAGTGTACCGTGTTGCACAGGCGGGCAGGGATGTCACCTCTGGGAAGAGGCACATGTGTCACCCTGGTCCCGCAGAAAACGGAGGGTGTGGGTCAGGCCACTGCTCACACGCGATACCTGCATAACCGCAGCGGGACACAGGGACAGCAGAGCACACGGCATGTCCCTCCAACCCATCTGCTTGCTTTAGTGGGGCAGCAAACCTCAGCGAGGacttctgcagctttctttttgAGGCTAGTAAGAAATAACACCCACCTCAGGTCTAAGTAAAGAAAGTTTTGCCTTTCCTTGCATCATTTGCGGATGTTGGAAACAAGAACGGTTCGTGAGGGGCATTCCCTGATGCCAGTCTGAATACCTCCTACAGCCGGACAggcagttttttccccttggtcAATAAACACCCTATgttaaggaggaagaaaaaccagaaacagaGAGGTTACAAATTCCCCTATGCAGCAGGAACAGAAACTCCTACTGTCAGGAAGCGCCCCTTCAAATGAATGACTCATGTCCCCTGCTCCCAAACCAGCACTGCACGCGTACGTGTGACTGATGTTAATCACAAGTGTGAAAAATCCACTAATAAGTGGAAATTATAGCAGTTAAGGCTCTGGGGAGGCCTGCAGGTGCTCAGAAAGACGTCTTGGCCAAGACCAAATCATGCCTGCAAAGTTCTACTCTGGGATGCAACCGGCCTGGATGCATGGTGACCCAGGGGATGCGTGGTGCTGACACATGCACTCAGCACCTACTCGAAGGGACAACCTGGGCTCCCATTCCTTCCTTTGCCAGTTCCTAACTGCCTGGGTCCTACCAGCAACCGCTTCTCCCGGGGGTGAAGACGACAATTGTTTCTTCTCCGAGAATCCCAGGACTGCAGAGGCAAACAGAGGATGACTTGAGGAAGATGACGTGATGCTATAGATGAATCCCAATACAGAAACTCCGGGATTTGAGCCTCATCCCTAGCTCAGCCCTGTGTGACACATCTCATCTGCAGGAAGATGAGAGGCATGACAGGGCTCCTTGCCTCTgctcagccccttccccagaTCCACATTGTCTGCACACACCTTGCCACGACCCAAAGCAACCGCAGATGGTGATTCAGCCGCAACACACTTGCAGCAACAGGATGCTTTCTCAAGCAAAagccttcccctcctccagaACTTGTTTAAAACTAAATATAGACAGGACACAGCAGCCTCCGAGCCTCCGTGGTTGCCAAGCAGACCTCTCCCATGTTAGCCACATGAAACCGATGCAGGACTTTCCGAGCATGCGGGCAGGGAGCCCCGGTCTCTCTGCCATCGTTCACGACTTTCCACACGCTGCAGCGAAGGGAACTCGGCTCCGGGTTCGAGCAAACTGGCTGTGACCCACCGAGCGCAAGCTTTGCGCTGGAGCTGCTCCCTGGAAAAGCTGTGCAAACCAACCCACACCACACGCAGACGGTTCAGAGGGAGGCATCTGCACACCACAGCGCaagaagggacctcagagagACGTTATTCCCCCACACAAGCGGCTGCAGCTCCCCTCGCAGGATTCCTCCTCTGAACCAAGCACACAAATAACCAGTGTTTAAAGGAAGAAGTACAGCTTTATTctgctgggaggggaagaggcagagggCACCTGGGGAAGAACTCCAGCATATTTTCCCAAAAGCAGAGAGGTGGTGCACAGGGGAAGAAACTCAACAGACGGGCGTTCGGAGCCCTATCCCTGACATTTATTTGAAAGATATTAATTACATTACATATTTAATTCATATTCACTGACGGCCTATAGCCAGCTGCTCGGATATTCTTCAGGAGTTGACTAATTCCCCAATATTATTATGCAGATTATCCCACAATCCCTCTTGGGTAGCTCTGATCAGGCAGTGAATTATGACTTCAGATGAGTATGAGAGAGAAAGCTGATGGACAGTGCTACAGTTAACCCCCTTGTGAAGGAAGcaggcaggacacagctgaTACTTTCAGCCCCGGGTTTGCCGTGGCAGCCCCTGGCTGGTAAGCCCTGTCCTGGGCTAGGAGGAATCCATAAGCCTTGTGCACGTGAATATGGTAAAACCCACTCACTCGGAGAAGTCCATCCATCCCCAGGGAGCTGACACTGCAGAGGCATGGCTACACCGAGCTGCTCACCAGGCTCCCATCCTCCCAAGGACTCTAGACTAGACACCTAGCAAAAGTGACTTACGCCAGATAAAGTGATTCCAGCTCTGAAGAAATAGTGAAGCTGCCGGTCCCCTGGGGAGCGGGTAAAGGGGGAAGGTCTGTGCCAGAAGCAAGACCTACCAGGAGAGGCACGCGCTGGGCTCCAGCGTGGAAGGAAGAGGCACAGACTCCTGCCACCGCCGCAGGCTGCTCGCCCTGAGCCAAGATGCTGCTCGCCATAAGGCCAGTCCTCCCCAACAAAGCAACACCCTTGGCCCACAACAAATGCTACAGCCAGGAGCGAGGACAGGCTGC
This Grus americana isolate bGruAme1 chromosome 8, bGruAme1.mat, whole genome shotgun sequence DNA region includes the following protein-coding sequences:
- the UCK2 gene encoding uridine-cytidine kinase 2, producing the protein MAGDSEQRLEEHGQPSGGEPFLIGVSGGTASGKSSVCSKIVQLLGQNEVDYRQKQVVIVSQDSFYRVLTSEQKSKALKGQFNFDHPDAFDNELIVKTLKEITEGKTVQIPVYDFVSHSRKEETVTVYPADVVLFEGILAFYSQEVRDLFRMKLFVDTDADTRLSRRVLRDISERGRDLEQILSQYITFVKPAFEEFCLPTKKYADVIIPRGADNEVAINLIVQHIQDILNGGLSKRQSNGYLNGYTPPRQRQPSESSSRPH